The following coding sequences are from one Lolium rigidum isolate FL_2022 chromosome 6, APGP_CSIRO_Lrig_0.1, whole genome shotgun sequence window:
- the LOC124658948 gene encoding probable carboxylesterase 15: MMEGDTAPHVVEEVPGVLQLLSDGSVVRGDEAVLWPKDPLPDVPGVQWKDVLYHAAHGLSVRVYRPESSSSVAGSSSSKLPVLVYFHGGGYCFGSYTQPHFHTYCLRAAAELPAVVLSVQYRLAPEHRLPAAMEDGADFLSWLRGQAELAGAGSADPWLAESADFARTFISGASAGANLAHHVTVHAASTQAQLGLNPLRVAGYVLLSAFFGGLDRTAAEADPPAGVTLTVEGSDKLWRISLPVGASRDHPLSNPFGPESPSLAPVDLPPVLVVAPEIDVLRDRVLGYATRLQDIGKAVVVAEFEGERHGFSVLQPFGEAANELMRVLRRFMYTGVTSPTER, encoded by the coding sequence ATGATGGAAGGCGACACGGCGCCACACGTCGTGGAGGAGGTGCCGGGCGTCCTCCAGCTCCTCAGCGACGGCTCCGTCGTCCGCGGGGATGAAGCTGTGCTCTGGCCAAAGGACCCGTTGCCGGACGTCCCCGGCGTGCAGTGGAAGGATGTCTTGTACCACGCCGCGCACGGCCTCAGCGTCCGCGTGTACAGGCCGGAGTCGTCGTCCTCCGtggccggcagcagcagcagcaagctccCGGTGCTGGTGTACTTCCACGGCGGCGGATACTGCTTCGGCTCCTACACGCAGCCCCACTTCCACACgtactgcctccgcgccgccgccgagctcccGGCCGTCGTGCTGTCCGTCCAGTACCGCCTCGCCCCCGAGCACCGCCTCCCCGCGGCCATGGAGGACGGCGCGGACTTCCTTTCCTGGTTGCGCGGCCAGGCCGAGCTTGCCGGCGCCGGCTCTGCCGACCCGTGGCTCGCGGAGTCGGCCGACTTCGCCCGGACGTTCATCTCCGGCGCCTCGGCCGGCGCCAACTTGGCCCACCACGTCACCGTCCATGCCGCCTCTACGCAGGCGCAGCTCGGGCTCAACCCGTTGCGTGTTGCCGGGTACGTCCTCCTGTCCGCGTTCTTCGGCGGCTTAGATCGCACGGCCGCCGAGGCCGACCCTCCGGCGGGCGTCACCCTGACGGTCGAAGGATCCGACAAGCTGTGGCGCATCTCGCTGCCGGTTGGGGCGAGCAGGGACCACCCGTTGTCCAACCCGTTCGGCCCCGAGAGCCCCAGCCTCGCGCCGGTGGACCTCCCGCCGGTGCTCGTGGTGGCGCCGGAGATCGACGTGCTCCGGGACCGCGTGCTGGGTTATGCTACGAGGCTGCAGGACATAGGGAAGGCCGTCGTGGTCGCTGAGTTCGAGGGAGAGCGGCATGGTTTCTCCGTCCTCCAGCCGTTTGGCGAGGCGGCCAACGAGCTGATGCGAGTGCTCAGGCGGTTCATGTATACTGGCGTCACCAGCCCAACTGAGCGCTGA
- the LOC124664653 gene encoding probable carboxylesterase 15: MSGGDTAPHVVEDFFGVVQILSDGNVVRGDEDALQPPATYPGVPGVEWKDVVYHAAHGLRARIYRPSSSVGKLPVLVYFHGGGYCVGSFAQPMFHTFCLRAAAELPAVVLSVQYRLAPEHRLPAAIEDGADFLSWLRAQATGGADPWLAESADFARTFVSGASAGANLAHHVTVQVASGQLAVRPLRVAGYVLLSAFFGSAERTAAEVEPPADVSLTVEASDLLWHMSLPVGATRDHPVANPFGPDSPSLTAVDLPPALVVVPGSDVLRDHVRGYAARLKDMGKKVEVVEFAGEQHGFSVLQPFGEAANELLRVLTRFVCTGHSD; the protein is encoded by the coding sequence ATGTCCGGCGGCGACACGGCACCGCACGTCGTGGAGGACTTCTTCGGCGTCGTCCAGATCCTCAGCGACGGCAACGTCGTCCGCGGCGACGAGGACGCCCTCCAGCCACCGGCCACGTACCCGGGCGTCCCAGGCGTGGAGTGGAAGGACGTCGTGTACCACGCGGCGCACGGCCTTCGCGCCCGCATCTACAGGCCGTCCTCGTCGGTCGGCAAGCTCCCGGTGCTCGTGTACTTCCACGGCGGGGGCTACTGCGTCGGCTCCTTCGCGCAGCCCATGTTCCACACGttctgcctccgcgccgccgccgagctcccGGCCGTCGTGCTGTCCGTCCAGTACCGCCTCGCCCCCGAGCACCGCCTCCCCGCCGCCATCGAGGACGGCGCGGATTTCCTCTCCTGGCTACGTGCCCAGGCCACTGGCGGCGCCGACCCGTGGCTCGCGGAATCTGCTGACTTCGCACGGACGTTCGTCTCCGGCGCATCAGCCGGCGCCAACCTGGCACACCACGTCACGGTCCAGGTCGCCTCCGGGCAGCTTGCCGTCCGCCCCCTGCGCGTCGCCGGGTACGTCCTCCTCTCCGCGTTCTTCGGCAGCGCCGAGCGCACGGCCGCGGAGGTTGAACCGCCGGCGGACGTGTCCCTGACCGTCGAGGCGTCCGACCTGCTCTGGCACATGTCGCTGCCGGTGGGGGCGACCAGGGACCACCCCGTGGCCAACCCGTTCGGCCCGGACAGCCCCAGCCTCACGGCGGTGGACCTCCCGCCGGCGCTGGTGGTGGTGCCGGGGAGCGACGTGCTCCGCGACCACGTGCGCGGGTACGCGGCAAGGTTGAAGGACATGGGGAAGAAGGTGGAGGTCGTCGAGTTCGCCGGAGAGCAGCACGGTTTCTCCGTCCTCCAGCCGTTCGGCGAGGCGGCCAATGAGTTGCTGCGAGTCCTCACACGATTCGTGTGCACAGGTCACAGCGACTGA
- the LOC124665673 gene encoding probable carboxylesterase 15: MSGGDTASAAHVVEDFYGVVQILSDGTVVRGVEAALQPQATYPAVPGVEWKDVVYHAAHGLRARVYRPSSSVAKLPVLVYFHGGGYCLGSFAQPMFHTFCLRAAAELPAVVLSVQYRLAPEHRLPAAIEDGAYFLSWLRAQSELAADPWLAESADYARTFISGVSAGANLAHHVTVQAASGKLPVHPLRVAGYVLLSAFFGSAERTAAEAEPPADVSLTVDMSDQLWHMSLPVGASRDHAVANPFGPDSPSLTAVDLPPALVVVPGSDVLRDHVRGYAARLKDMGKTVEVVEFEGEQHGFSVLRPSGEALNELMRVLGRFVHTGHMQRLSGHVL, encoded by the coding sequence ATGTCCGGCGGCGACACAGCGTCGGCAGCGCACGTCGTGGAGGACTTCTACGGCGTCGTCCAGATCCTCAGCGACGGCACCGTCGTCCGCGGCGTCGAGGCCGCCCTCCAGCCACAGGCGACGTACCCGGCCGTCCCAGGCGTGGAGTGGAAGGACGTCGTGTACCACGCGGCGCACGGCCTTCGCGCCCGCGTCTACAGGCCGTCCTCGTCGGTCGCCAAGCTCCCGGTGCTCGTGTACTTCCACGGCGGGGGCTACTGCCTCGGCTCCTTCGCGCAGCCCATGTTCCACACGttctgcctccgcgccgccgccgagctcccGGCCGTCGTGCTGTCCGTCCAGTACCGCCTCGCCCCCGAGCACCGCCTCCCCGCCGCCATCGAGGACGGCGCCTATTTCCTGTCCTGGCTGCGCGCCCAGTCTGAGCTCGCCGCTGACCCGTGGCTCGCGGAGTCGGCCGACTACGCACGGACCTTCATCTCCGGCGTATCAGCCGGCGCCAACCTGGCACACCACGTCACGGTCCAGGCCGCCTCCGGGAAGCTTCCCGTCCATCCCCTACGCGTCGCAGGGTACGTCCTCCTCTCCGCGTTCTTCGGCAGCGCCGAGCGTACGGCGGCGGAGGCCGAACCGCCGGCGGACGTGTCCCTGACGGTCGACATGTCCGACCAGCTCTGGCACATGTCGCTGCCGGTCGGGGCGAGCAGGGACCACGCCGTGGCCAACCCGTTCGGCCCGGACAGCCCCAGCCTCACGGCGGTGGACCTCCCGCCGGCGCTTGTGGTGGTGCCGGGGAGCGACGTGCTCCGCGACCACGTGCGCGGGTATGCGGCGAGGCTGAAGGACATGGGGAAGACCGTGGAGGTCGTCGAGTTCGAGGGAGAGCAGCACGGTTTCTCCGTGCTCCGGCCATCCGGCGAGGCTCTCAATGAGCTGATGCGAGTCCTCGGACGATTCGTGCACACAGGTCACATGCAGCGACTGAGCGGTCATGTGCTGTGA